From a region of the Toxotes jaculatrix isolate fToxJac2 chromosome 7, fToxJac2.pri, whole genome shotgun sequence genome:
- the LOC121185105 gene encoding rho guanine nucleotide exchange factor 28-like isoform X4, producing the protein MDSDSDSPFNYSWPSFPKMRMRRKTGKKEKSQSIKESQASSPTLAAAARLSAMIHGKDRVYANAMLVDQVDEADIRYRSPGEEEVSPAPHVGSQCWDSFSMTSHDSGKCSQNQHSSSPHNGVRGIQGSNLESHREPSPRPSPFANSPSFPSSPLASAFRLFEGAQRRQTQQCLPASPALNRRGCSLTEASRGLSPSLECDSGEEDILGHSYPCSSLKQQAILRSCSGEERDSFDTSPDFNSTQKTTKNPEEVEVRLRSYSCSSPKAKPSRPLLNRDAAITDLAEGAFSSSGRSLLQALSLSKSLSRLNQVKQRAFSLTETPREKRIEDEEWDKYIIPSKVESEKYKVSRTFSFLKSRMSSTRNKTKVKGKEVKEGKEKSGAANGHQFAPVSPSGPTLCVACDKSVSGKELLQCSNCFVNVHRNCRESVAACGKKLPERNVLLMKSKTMSLPQNSVKDNFPASPSSSCSPSLPTMTKEKRETVAPLTKSLSISIDSRRLSDSAGVDGECSATSCTNSLLSDEGTPVTTTPPSTDPPIVTQDSVDAPLLSDLSADLLGLDAESWSLAVSPKFCRQHDRHTIKRQDVIYELMQTELHHIQTLTVMSEVFRRGMLEELQLDWDCVARIFPCLDPLLLFHRNLFGALQERRQSATQPDNPRNYLIQQIGDILLQQFSDDNAEKMKQVYGEFCSHHTEAVSVFKELQQQNKKLQNFVKQQSNNSLVRRREVPEFILLVTQRITKYPVLLERILLYTQEGGQEHADLSSALVQIRDVIAAVDLTVSKYERCQELQEVLARLENKSFAKLKNGKVFRKQDLHSKHRDLQHKGLVYWKTATGRLKDTLALLLTDVLVFLQEKDQRFIFAAVDQKPPVIPLQKLIVREVANEERGMFLISASSVGPEMYEVHTTTREERNAWMRHIRQAVESCPEEEEEEEQRSAETEEVRRAAEARVQKISKFQETLLGQDQRICNSLEEKLQLYAELTELTLRSPEVVPRRHLLVQPDRDSELPRQASSLLTAALTEAENLITILQVHDGLSVQSQSSPVRGPECCSYNSHGSSIQESPSEPDYLSTLSMSSTSLGSDTELTGLDSALWSSAVELRRGDTKGTLLKVTESVQNLTQLLYSLQAAVTLQDSCYEVQKLLLQDGEKPQLRTLSSLQTSLEQEKQRSIDKKKEELEKKSFERKKEEVDEVQKLYSKLKQEQQRWDKECLVRERQQSEQESVLEQREQQCLLEAERLRSERDELEAQLLEYQQNLDRLREGQRIVEREKEKIDAQQRLLQSWRHNRQSSLPVTIPLDGYKVSSHSRSGSLDGSISVYENEAALLTSLQHKHPHQPTNNNQHQCLLSTSRKNHDGPLHGSSYTANLGLSPSLYNSLNTLLSQAHSKQPPDGLTYPNYSNNHGCPRPLNDSVHPFSSRVTAQSQRTNNTDFSPPLDRRSLGPWRSEVTGHGHYEDFSSSPSLTPLLPPQAYLSLEGQNGEEGAEENIVYL; encoded by the exons ATGGATTCCGACTCAGACTCTCCTTTCAACTACTCCTGGCCTTCTTTTCCCAAGATGAGGATGCGcaggaagacaggaaaaaaag AGAAAAGCCAGTCCATAAAGGAGAGCCAGGCCTCATCCCCGACTCTGGCTGCAGCCGCCAGACTGTCAGCGATGATACATGGCAAAGACAGAGTGTATGCCAACGCCATGCTGGTGGACCAG GTGGATGAAGCTGACATTAGATACCGCTCtccaggggaggaggaggtgagccCTGCGCCCCATGTTGGCAGCCAGTGCTGGGACTCCTTCTCCATGACTTCTCATGACTCAGGAAAGTGCTCGCAGAACCAGCACTCATCCTCACCCCATAATGGGGTCAGGGGAATCCAAGGCTCCAATCTGGAGAGTCACAGGGAGCCATCCCCTCGCCCCTCTCCCTTTGCTAACTCCCCGTCTTTTCCTTCCTCACCCCTGGCTTCCGCCTTTCGTTTGTTCGAAGGAGCACAGAGGCGTCAGACTCAACAGTGTCTGCCAGCTTCTCCTGCCTTGAATCGCAGAGGATGCAGCTTGACGGAGGCAAGCCGGGGCCTGAG TCCTAGTCTTGAGTGTGACAGTGGGGAAGAGGACATCCTGGGACATTCCTACCCCTGCTCATCTTTAAAGCAGCAGGCCATCCTGCGGTCGTGCTCGGGAGAGGAGAGGGACTCTTTCGACACGTCACCAGACTTCAACAGCACACAGAAGACCACCAAG AACCCAGAGGAAGTCGAGGTTCGCCTGCGCTCCTACTCCTGCTCCTCCCCCAAAGCCAAGCCTTCACGGCCACTGCTAAACCGAGACGCAGCCATCACTGACCTGGCAGAAG GTGCATTCAGCAGCAGCGGTCGTTCTCTACTTCAAGCTTTATCTCTCTCTAAATCCCTCTCTCGTCTCAACCAAGTTA AGCAGAGAGCCTTCAGCCTGACAGAGACGCCCAGAGAAAAGAG GATCGAGGATGAGGAGTGGGATAAATACATAATCCCGTCTAAGGTTGAGTCAGAGAAGTACAAAGTCAGCCGGACTTTCAGCTTCCTCAAGAGCAGGATGTCCAGCACTCGCAACAAGACCAAG GTGAAGGGGAAAGAGGtgaaggagggaaaggagaagTCAGGAGCCGCTAATGGACACCAGTTTGCTCCTGTGTCTCCATCTGGTCCCACTCTCTGTGTGGCCTGTGATAAGTCTGTTTCTGGGAAGGAGCTGTTGCAGTGCTCCA ACTGTTTCGTGAATGTCCATAGAAACTGTCGAGAATCTGTTGCAGCCTGTGGAAAG AAGCTGCCGGAGAGGAATGTATTGCTGATGAAAAGCAAGACCATGTCTCTCCCACAGA ACTCTGTCAAAGACAACTTCCcagcttctccttcctcttcctgttccccCTCACTGCCAACGATgaccaaagagaaaagagaaacagtcGCCCCTCTCACCAAAAGCCTCTCCATCTCTATAGACAGCAG ACGGCTGAGTGACTCAGCAGGGGTGGATGGAGAGTGCAGTGCGACATCTTGCACTAACAGCTTATTGTCTGATGAGGGAACACCGGTCACAACCACTCCGCCATCCACCGACCCACCAATCGTTACACAGG ATTCTGTAGATGCTCCTCTACTGAGCGACCTGTCAGCTGACCTGCTGGGACTTGATGCAGAGTCGTGGAGTTTGGCGGTCAGTCCCAAGTTCTGCAGACAACACGACAGGCACACCATCAAACGACAGGATGTTATTTATG AGCTGATGCAGACAGAGCTGCACCACATCCAAACGCTGACAGTCATGTCAGAGGTGTTTAGGAGAGGCATgttggaggagctgcagctggactGGGACTGCGTGGCCCGGATCTTCCCGTGCTTGGATCCCTTGCTGCTCTTCCACAGGAACCTCTTTGGAGCGCTGCAGGAACGGCGACAGTCTGCAACCCAACCTGACAACCCCCGAAATTATCTCATCCAGCAGATTGGAGACATACTGCTTcagcag TTCTCAGATGATAATgctgagaagatgaagcaggtGTATGGTGAGTTCTGCAGTCACCACACCGAGGCCGTCAGTGTCTTCAAAGAGCTACAGCAACAGAACAAGAAACTCCAAAACTTTGTTAAA CAACAGAGCAATAACTCTCTGGTCAGGCGGAGAGAGGTACCAGAATTTATCCTGCTGGTCACTCAGCGCATCACCAAGTATCCAGTGCTGCTGGAGAGGATATTACTGTACACTCAGG AGGGAGGTCAAGAACACGCTGACTTGTCAAGTGCCCTGGTTCAGATCCGCGACGTCATCGCTGCAGTGGACCTGACTGTGAGTAAGTACGAGAGGTgtcaggagctgcaggaagtgCTGGCCCGGCTGGAGAACAAGAGCTTTGCCAAGCTAAAGAACGGCAAGGTGTTTCGCAAACAGGATctgcacagcaaacacaggGATCTGCAGCATAAAGGGCTGGTCTACTGGAAGACTGCCACAGGACGTCTAAAAG ATACTTTGGCGCTCCTGCTCACAGATGTTCTGGTGTTCCTACAAGAGAAAGACCAGCGCTTCATATTTGCAGCGGTG GACCAGAAGCCTCCAGTAATCCCTCTGCAGAAGCTCATCGTTAGAGAAGTAGCCaatgaggagagagggatgttCCTTATCTCTGCCTCCTCAGTGGGACCAGAGATGTATGAAGTTCACACCAccaccagagaggagaggaatgcGTGGATGAGACACATACGACAAGCTGTAGAGAG TTGtcctgaagaagaggaggaggaggagcagcggAGTGCTGAGACAGAGGAGGTCAGGAGAGCTGCAGAAGCAAGGGTTCAGAAGATCAGCAAGTTCCAAG AGACACTGTTGGGTCAGGATCAGCGTATCTGCAACAGCCTGGAGGAAAAGTTACAGCTGTATGCTGAGCTTACTGAGTTAACCCTCCGCTCACCAGAAGTGGTACCACGTCGCCATCTGCTGGTACAACCAGACAGGGACAGTGAGTTGCCACGACAGGCCTCCTCACTGCTCACAGCAGCACTCACAGAAG CAGAGAACCTGATCACCATTCTTCAGGTTCATGATGGCCTTTCTGTACAAAGTcagagctctcctgtccgaggACCAGAGTGCTGCAGCTACAACAGTCATGGCAGCAGCATCCAGGAGTCTCCCTCTGAAC CAGATTATCTCAGCACGCTTAGTATGAGCTCTACCTCTCTTGGAtcagacacagagctgacagGGCTGGATAGCGCATTGTGGAGCTCTGCTGTCGAGCTGAGAAGAGGAGACACCAAAGGGACACTGTTAAAG GTGACAGAGAGCGTCCAGAACCTGACTCAGCTTCTCTATAGTCTGCAG GCTGCTGTTACCCTCCAGGACAGCTGCTATGAAGTCCAGAAACTCCTTCTCCAGGATGGAGAAAAACCTCAGCTCCGAACCCTCTCTTCACTCCAAACTAGTCTG gagcaggagaagcagAGAAGTATTGAtaagaagaaagaagaattAGAAAAGAAGAGTtttgagaggaagaaagaagaggtgGATGAGGTGCAGAAACTCTATTCGAAGCtgaaacaggagcagcagcGCTGGGACAAGGAGTGtctggtgagagagagacaacag agtgAGCAGGAGAGTGTGCTGGAGCAGCGAGAGCAGCAGTGCCTCTTGGAGGCTGAGCGTCTGCGCAGTGAGCGTGACGAGCTGGAGGCCCAACTGCTGGAGTACCAGCAAAATctggacagactgagagagggcCAGCGGATagtggagagggagaaggagaagattgATGCCCAGCAGAGGCTTCTCCAGAGCTGGAGACACAACCGCCAGAGCAGCCTGCCAGTTACAATACCACTGGATGGATACAAG GTGTCCAGTCACAGCCGCTCAGGCAGCCTGGATGGTAGCATTTCAGTGTACGAAAATGAGGCGGCTTTGCTCACCTCCCTCCAGCATAAACACCCCCACCAGCCCACCAACAACAACCAGCACCAGTGTCTGCTCTCCACGTCGAGGAAGAACCATGATGGCCCCCTGCATGGCTCCAGCTACACGGCTAACCTCGGCCTCAGCCCCAGCCTCTACAACAGCCTCAACACCCTACTGAGCCAGGCACACAGCAAACAGCCTCCAGATGGTCTGACGTACCCAAACTACAGTAACAATCACGGCTGTCCTCGGCCTCTGAATGACTCTGTCCACCCATTCAGCAGCAGGGTCActgcacagtcacagaggaCCAACAACA CAGACTTCAGTCCACCATTGGACAGGCGATCCCTGGGTccctggaggtcagaggtcacaggtcacGGACATTATGAGgacttctcttcctctccctctcttaccCCACTCCTACCCCCTCAGGCTTACCTCTCTCTTGAAGGACAGAATGGCGAGGAGGGAGCTGAGGAGAACATTGTTTATCTCTGA
- the LOC121185105 gene encoding rho guanine nucleotide exchange factor 28-like isoform X2 encodes MDSDSDSPFNYSWPSFPKMRMRRKTGKKEKSQSIKESQASSPTLAAAARLSAMIHGKDRVYANAMLVDQVDEADIRYRSPGEEEVSPAPHVGSQCWDSFSMTSHDSGKCSQNQHSSSPHNGVRGIQGSNLESHREPSPRPSPFANSPSFPSSPLASAFRLFEGAQRRQTQQCLPASPALNRRGCSLTEASRGLSPSLECDSGEEDILGHSYPCSSLKQQAILRSCSGEERDSFDTSPDFNSTQKTTKNPEEVEVRLRSYSCSSPKAKPSRPLLNRDAAITDLAEGAFSSSGRSLLQALSLSKSLSRLNQVKQRAFSLTETPREKRVLGFRKRAQSAEEESSASLQHLTLTEFLKEIEDEEWDKYIIPSKVESEKYKVSRTFSFLKSRMSSTRNKTKVKGKEVKEGKEKSGAANGHQFAPVSPSGPTLCVACDKSVSGKELLQCSNCFVNVHRNCRESVAACGKKLPERNVLLMKSKTMSLPQNSVKDNFPASPSSSCSPSLPTMTKEKRETVAPLTKSLSISIDSRRLSDSAGVDGECSATSCTNSLLSDEGTPVTTTPPSTDPPIVTQDSVDAPLLSDLSADLLGLDAESWSLAVSPKFCRQHDRHTIKRQDVIYELMQTELHHIQTLTVMSEVFRRGMLEELQLDWDCVARIFPCLDPLLLFHRNLFGALQERRQSATQPDNPRNYLIQQIGDILLQQFSDDNAEKMKQVYGEFCSHHTEAVSVFKELQQQNKKLQNFVKQQSNNSLVRRREVPEFILLVTQRITKYPVLLERILLYTQEGGQEHADLSSALVQIRDVIAAVDLTVSKYERCQELQEVLARLENKSFAKLKNGKVFRKQDLHSKHRDLQHKGLVYWKTATGRLKDTLALLLTDVLVFLQEKDQRFIFAAVDQKPPVIPLQKLIVREVANEERGMFLISASSVGPEMYEVHTTTREERNAWMRHIRQAVESCPEEEEEEEQRSAETEEVRRAAEARVQKISKFQETLLGQDQRICNSLEEKLQLYAELTELTLRSPEVVPRRHLLVQPDRDSELPRQASSLLTAALTEAENLITILQVHDGLSVQSQSSPVRGPECCSYNSHGSSIQESPSEPDYLSTLSMSSTSLGSDTELTGLDSALWSSAVELRRGDTKGTLLKVTESVQNLTQLLYSLQAAVTLQDSCYEVQKLLLQDGEKPQLRTLSSLQTSLEQEKQRSIDKKKEELEKKSFERKKEEVDEVQKLYSKLKQEQQRWDKECLVRERQQSEQESVLEQREQQCLLEAERLRSERDELEAQLLEYQQNLDRLREGQRIVEREKEKIDAQQRLLQSWRHNRQSSLPVTIPLDGYKVSSHSRSGSLDGSISVYENEAALLTSLQHKHPHQPTNNNQHQCLLSTSRKNHDGPLHGSSYTANLGLSPSLYNSLNTLLSQAHSKQPPDGLTYPNYSNNHGCPRPLNDSVHPFSSRVTAQSQRTNNNFSPPLDRRSLGPWRSEVTGHGHYEDFSSSPSLTPLLPPQAYLSLEGQNGEEGAEENIVYL; translated from the exons ATGGATTCCGACTCAGACTCTCCTTTCAACTACTCCTGGCCTTCTTTTCCCAAGATGAGGATGCGcaggaagacaggaaaaaaag AGAAAAGCCAGTCCATAAAGGAGAGCCAGGCCTCATCCCCGACTCTGGCTGCAGCCGCCAGACTGTCAGCGATGATACATGGCAAAGACAGAGTGTATGCCAACGCCATGCTGGTGGACCAG GTGGATGAAGCTGACATTAGATACCGCTCtccaggggaggaggaggtgagccCTGCGCCCCATGTTGGCAGCCAGTGCTGGGACTCCTTCTCCATGACTTCTCATGACTCAGGAAAGTGCTCGCAGAACCAGCACTCATCCTCACCCCATAATGGGGTCAGGGGAATCCAAGGCTCCAATCTGGAGAGTCACAGGGAGCCATCCCCTCGCCCCTCTCCCTTTGCTAACTCCCCGTCTTTTCCTTCCTCACCCCTGGCTTCCGCCTTTCGTTTGTTCGAAGGAGCACAGAGGCGTCAGACTCAACAGTGTCTGCCAGCTTCTCCTGCCTTGAATCGCAGAGGATGCAGCTTGACGGAGGCAAGCCGGGGCCTGAG TCCTAGTCTTGAGTGTGACAGTGGGGAAGAGGACATCCTGGGACATTCCTACCCCTGCTCATCTTTAAAGCAGCAGGCCATCCTGCGGTCGTGCTCGGGAGAGGAGAGGGACTCTTTCGACACGTCACCAGACTTCAACAGCACACAGAAGACCACCAAG AACCCAGAGGAAGTCGAGGTTCGCCTGCGCTCCTACTCCTGCTCCTCCCCCAAAGCCAAGCCTTCACGGCCACTGCTAAACCGAGACGCAGCCATCACTGACCTGGCAGAAG GTGCATTCAGCAGCAGCGGTCGTTCTCTACTTCAAGCTTTATCTCTCTCTAAATCCCTCTCTCGTCTCAACCAAGTTA AGCAGAGAGCCTTCAGCCTGACAGAGACGCCCAGAGAAAAGAG GGTTTTGGGTTTCCGTAAGCGGGCCCagtcagcagaggaggagagcagcgCATCACTCCAACACCTCACCCTCACAGAGTTCCTCAAAGA GATCGAGGATGAGGAGTGGGATAAATACATAATCCCGTCTAAGGTTGAGTCAGAGAAGTACAAAGTCAGCCGGACTTTCAGCTTCCTCAAGAGCAGGATGTCCAGCACTCGCAACAAGACCAAG GTGAAGGGGAAAGAGGtgaaggagggaaaggagaagTCAGGAGCCGCTAATGGACACCAGTTTGCTCCTGTGTCTCCATCTGGTCCCACTCTCTGTGTGGCCTGTGATAAGTCTGTTTCTGGGAAGGAGCTGTTGCAGTGCTCCA ACTGTTTCGTGAATGTCCATAGAAACTGTCGAGAATCTGTTGCAGCCTGTGGAAAG AAGCTGCCGGAGAGGAATGTATTGCTGATGAAAAGCAAGACCATGTCTCTCCCACAGA ACTCTGTCAAAGACAACTTCCcagcttctccttcctcttcctgttccccCTCACTGCCAACGATgaccaaagagaaaagagaaacagtcGCCCCTCTCACCAAAAGCCTCTCCATCTCTATAGACAGCAG ACGGCTGAGTGACTCAGCAGGGGTGGATGGAGAGTGCAGTGCGACATCTTGCACTAACAGCTTATTGTCTGATGAGGGAACACCGGTCACAACCACTCCGCCATCCACCGACCCACCAATCGTTACACAGG ATTCTGTAGATGCTCCTCTACTGAGCGACCTGTCAGCTGACCTGCTGGGACTTGATGCAGAGTCGTGGAGTTTGGCGGTCAGTCCCAAGTTCTGCAGACAACACGACAGGCACACCATCAAACGACAGGATGTTATTTATG AGCTGATGCAGACAGAGCTGCACCACATCCAAACGCTGACAGTCATGTCAGAGGTGTTTAGGAGAGGCATgttggaggagctgcagctggactGGGACTGCGTGGCCCGGATCTTCCCGTGCTTGGATCCCTTGCTGCTCTTCCACAGGAACCTCTTTGGAGCGCTGCAGGAACGGCGACAGTCTGCAACCCAACCTGACAACCCCCGAAATTATCTCATCCAGCAGATTGGAGACATACTGCTTcagcag TTCTCAGATGATAATgctgagaagatgaagcaggtGTATGGTGAGTTCTGCAGTCACCACACCGAGGCCGTCAGTGTCTTCAAAGAGCTACAGCAACAGAACAAGAAACTCCAAAACTTTGTTAAA CAACAGAGCAATAACTCTCTGGTCAGGCGGAGAGAGGTACCAGAATTTATCCTGCTGGTCACTCAGCGCATCACCAAGTATCCAGTGCTGCTGGAGAGGATATTACTGTACACTCAGG AGGGAGGTCAAGAACACGCTGACTTGTCAAGTGCCCTGGTTCAGATCCGCGACGTCATCGCTGCAGTGGACCTGACTGTGAGTAAGTACGAGAGGTgtcaggagctgcaggaagtgCTGGCCCGGCTGGAGAACAAGAGCTTTGCCAAGCTAAAGAACGGCAAGGTGTTTCGCAAACAGGATctgcacagcaaacacaggGATCTGCAGCATAAAGGGCTGGTCTACTGGAAGACTGCCACAGGACGTCTAAAAG ATACTTTGGCGCTCCTGCTCACAGATGTTCTGGTGTTCCTACAAGAGAAAGACCAGCGCTTCATATTTGCAGCGGTG GACCAGAAGCCTCCAGTAATCCCTCTGCAGAAGCTCATCGTTAGAGAAGTAGCCaatgaggagagagggatgttCCTTATCTCTGCCTCCTCAGTGGGACCAGAGATGTATGAAGTTCACACCAccaccagagaggagaggaatgcGTGGATGAGACACATACGACAAGCTGTAGAGAG TTGtcctgaagaagaggaggaggaggagcagcggAGTGCTGAGACAGAGGAGGTCAGGAGAGCTGCAGAAGCAAGGGTTCAGAAGATCAGCAAGTTCCAAG AGACACTGTTGGGTCAGGATCAGCGTATCTGCAACAGCCTGGAGGAAAAGTTACAGCTGTATGCTGAGCTTACTGAGTTAACCCTCCGCTCACCAGAAGTGGTACCACGTCGCCATCTGCTGGTACAACCAGACAGGGACAGTGAGTTGCCACGACAGGCCTCCTCACTGCTCACAGCAGCACTCACAGAAG CAGAGAACCTGATCACCATTCTTCAGGTTCATGATGGCCTTTCTGTACAAAGTcagagctctcctgtccgaggACCAGAGTGCTGCAGCTACAACAGTCATGGCAGCAGCATCCAGGAGTCTCCCTCTGAAC CAGATTATCTCAGCACGCTTAGTATGAGCTCTACCTCTCTTGGAtcagacacagagctgacagGGCTGGATAGCGCATTGTGGAGCTCTGCTGTCGAGCTGAGAAGAGGAGACACCAAAGGGACACTGTTAAAG GTGACAGAGAGCGTCCAGAACCTGACTCAGCTTCTCTATAGTCTGCAG GCTGCTGTTACCCTCCAGGACAGCTGCTATGAAGTCCAGAAACTCCTTCTCCAGGATGGAGAAAAACCTCAGCTCCGAACCCTCTCTTCACTCCAAACTAGTCTG gagcaggagaagcagAGAAGTATTGAtaagaagaaagaagaattAGAAAAGAAGAGTtttgagaggaagaaagaagaggtgGATGAGGTGCAGAAACTCTATTCGAAGCtgaaacaggagcagcagcGCTGGGACAAGGAGTGtctggtgagagagagacaacag agtgAGCAGGAGAGTGTGCTGGAGCAGCGAGAGCAGCAGTGCCTCTTGGAGGCTGAGCGTCTGCGCAGTGAGCGTGACGAGCTGGAGGCCCAACTGCTGGAGTACCAGCAAAATctggacagactgagagagggcCAGCGGATagtggagagggagaaggagaagattgATGCCCAGCAGAGGCTTCTCCAGAGCTGGAGACACAACCGCCAGAGCAGCCTGCCAGTTACAATACCACTGGATGGATACAAG GTGTCCAGTCACAGCCGCTCAGGCAGCCTGGATGGTAGCATTTCAGTGTACGAAAATGAGGCGGCTTTGCTCACCTCCCTCCAGCATAAACACCCCCACCAGCCCACCAACAACAACCAGCACCAGTGTCTGCTCTCCACGTCGAGGAAGAACCATGATGGCCCCCTGCATGGCTCCAGCTACACGGCTAACCTCGGCCTCAGCCCCAGCCTCTACAACAGCCTCAACACCCTACTGAGCCAGGCACACAGCAAACAGCCTCCAGATGGTCTGACGTACCCAAACTACAGTAACAATCACGGCTGTCCTCGGCCTCTGAATGACTCTGTCCACCCATTCAGCAGCAGGGTCActgcacagtcacagaggaCCAACAACA ACTTCAGTCCACCATTGGACAGGCGATCCCTGGGTccctggaggtcagaggtcacaggtcacGGACATTATGAGgacttctcttcctctccctctcttaccCCACTCCTACCCCCTCAGGCTTACCTCTCTCTTGAAGGACAGAATGGCGAGGAGGGAGCTGAGGAGAACATTGTTTATCTCTGA